One genomic window of Pungitius pungitius chromosome 11, fPunPun2.1, whole genome shotgun sequence includes the following:
- the LOC119197004 gene encoding myelin basic protein-like isoform X6, which translates to MASASSSAQAAFGLGRRKKTPGLLDQIGNFFGGDKKRKSKGSFRGALSPGPQKGSATSPRKRGAENAVVHFFRTIVSPAPPKSRGDQKSQSAKAKKASAGDGKGTLTRIFKM; encoded by the exons ATGGCATCCGCAAGCAGCTCCGCACAGGCCGCCTTCGGGCTGGGTCGGCGGAAGAAGACCCCCGGCCTCCTGGATCAGATTGGAAACTTCTTCGGAGGGgacaagaagaggaagagcaag GGATCCTTCAGAGGTGCCCTCTCTCCAGGCCCCCAGAAGGGCTCTGCCACTTCCCCACGTAAGCGTGGAGCAGAGAACGCCGTGGTCCATTTCTTCCGCACCATC GTGTCCCCTGCCCCTCCCAAGTCAAGG GGCGACCAGAAGTCCCAGTCTGCTAAAGCCAAGAAGGCCAGTGCAGGGGACGGCAAAGGGACCCTCACTAGGATCTTCAAAATG TGA
- the LOC119197004 gene encoding myelin basic protein-like isoform X4, producing the protein MASASSSAQAAFGLGRRKKTPGLLDQIGNFFGGDKKRKSKGSFRGALSPGPQKGSATSPRKRGAENAVVHFFRTIVSPAPPKSRKSQSAKAKKASAGDGKGTLTRIFKMGSRSSSPARR; encoded by the exons ATGGCATCCGCAAGCAGCTCCGCACAGGCCGCCTTCGGGCTGGGTCGGCGGAAGAAGACCCCCGGCCTCCTGGATCAGATTGGAAACTTCTTCGGAGGGgacaagaagaggaagagcaag GGATCCTTCAGAGGTGCCCTCTCTCCAGGCCCCCAGAAGGGCTCTGCCACTTCCCCACGTAAGCGTGGAGCAGAGAACGCCGTGGTCCATTTCTTCCGCACCATC GTGTCCCCTGCCCCTCCCAAGTCAAGG AAGTCCCAGTCTGCTAAAGCCAAGAAGGCCAGTGCAGGGGACGGCAAAGGGACCCTCACTAGGATCTTCAAAATG GGCAGCAGGAGTTCCTCTCCAGCCAGACGCTGA
- the LOC119197004 gene encoding myelin basic protein-like isoform X2 gives MASASSSAQAAFGLGRRKKTPGLLDQIGNFFGGDKKRKSKGSFRGALSPGPQKGSATSPRKRGAENAVVHFFRTIVSPAPPKSRWRGLAARIGLGDQKSQSAKAKKASAGDGKGTLTRIFKM, from the exons ATGGCATCCGCAAGCAGCTCCGCACAGGCCGCCTTCGGGCTGGGTCGGCGGAAGAAGACCCCCGGCCTCCTGGATCAGATTGGAAACTTCTTCGGAGGGgacaagaagaggaagagcaag GGATCCTTCAGAGGTGCCCTCTCTCCAGGCCCCCAGAAGGGCTCTGCCACTTCCCCACGTAAGCGTGGAGCAGAGAACGCCGTGGTCCATTTCTTCCGCACCATC GTGTCCCCTGCCCCTCCCAAGTCAAGG TGGAGAGGACTAGCAGCCAGGATAGGCCTG GGCGACCAGAAGTCCCAGTCTGCTAAAGCCAAGAAGGCCAGTGCAGGGGACGGCAAAGGGACCCTCACTAGGATCTTCAAAATG TGA
- the LOC119197004 gene encoding myelin basic protein-like isoform X7, with protein MASASSSAQAAFGLGRRKKTPGLLDQIGNFFGGDKKRKSKGSFRGALSPGPQKGSATSPRKRGAENAVVHFFRTIVSPAPPKSRKSQSAKAKKASAGDGKGTLTRIFKM; from the exons ATGGCATCCGCAAGCAGCTCCGCACAGGCCGCCTTCGGGCTGGGTCGGCGGAAGAAGACCCCCGGCCTCCTGGATCAGATTGGAAACTTCTTCGGAGGGgacaagaagaggaagagcaag GGATCCTTCAGAGGTGCCCTCTCTCCAGGCCCCCAGAAGGGCTCTGCCACTTCCCCACGTAAGCGTGGAGCAGAGAACGCCGTGGTCCATTTCTTCCGCACCATC GTGTCCCCTGCCCCTCCCAAGTCAAGG AAGTCCCAGTCTGCTAAAGCCAAGAAGGCCAGTGCAGGGGACGGCAAAGGGACCCTCACTAGGATCTTCAAAATG TGA
- the LOC119197004 gene encoding myelin basic protein-like isoform X1 has protein sequence MASASSSAQAAFGLGRRKKTPGLLDQIGNFFGGDKKRKSKGSFRGALSPGPQKGSATSPRKRGAENAVVHFFRTIVSPAPPKSRWRGLAARIGLGDQKSQSAKAKKASAGDGKGTLTRIFKMGSRSSSPARR, from the exons ATGGCATCCGCAAGCAGCTCCGCACAGGCCGCCTTCGGGCTGGGTCGGCGGAAGAAGACCCCCGGCCTCCTGGATCAGATTGGAAACTTCTTCGGAGGGgacaagaagaggaagagcaag GGATCCTTCAGAGGTGCCCTCTCTCCAGGCCCCCAGAAGGGCTCTGCCACTTCCCCACGTAAGCGTGGAGCAGAGAACGCCGTGGTCCATTTCTTCCGCACCATC GTGTCCCCTGCCCCTCCCAAGTCAAGG TGGAGAGGACTAGCAGCCAGGATAGGCCTG GGCGACCAGAAGTCCCAGTCTGCTAAAGCCAAGAAGGCCAGTGCAGGGGACGGCAAAGGGACCCTCACTAGGATCTTCAAAATG GGCAGCAGGAGTTCCTCTCCAGCCAGACGCTGA
- the LOC119197004 gene encoding myelin basic protein-like isoform X5 produces the protein MASASSSAQAAFGLGRRKKTPGLLDQIGNFFGGDKKRKSKGSFRGALSPGPQKGSATSPRKRGAENAVVHFFRTIGDQKSQSAKAKKASAGDGKGTLTRIFKMGSRSSSPARR, from the exons ATGGCATCCGCAAGCAGCTCCGCACAGGCCGCCTTCGGGCTGGGTCGGCGGAAGAAGACCCCCGGCCTCCTGGATCAGATTGGAAACTTCTTCGGAGGGgacaagaagaggaagagcaag GGATCCTTCAGAGGTGCCCTCTCTCCAGGCCCCCAGAAGGGCTCTGCCACTTCCCCACGTAAGCGTGGAGCAGAGAACGCCGTGGTCCATTTCTTCCGCACCATC GGCGACCAGAAGTCCCAGTCTGCTAAAGCCAAGAAGGCCAGTGCAGGGGACGGCAAAGGGACCCTCACTAGGATCTTCAAAATG GGCAGCAGGAGTTCCTCTCCAGCCAGACGCTGA
- the LOC119197004 gene encoding myelin basic protein-like isoform X3 — MASASSSAQAAFGLGRRKKTPGLLDQIGNFFGGDKKRKSKGSFRGALSPGPQKGSATSPRKRGAENAVVHFFRTIVSPAPPKSRGDQKSQSAKAKKASAGDGKGTLTRIFKMGSRSSSPARR, encoded by the exons ATGGCATCCGCAAGCAGCTCCGCACAGGCCGCCTTCGGGCTGGGTCGGCGGAAGAAGACCCCCGGCCTCCTGGATCAGATTGGAAACTTCTTCGGAGGGgacaagaagaggaagagcaag GGATCCTTCAGAGGTGCCCTCTCTCCAGGCCCCCAGAAGGGCTCTGCCACTTCCCCACGTAAGCGTGGAGCAGAGAACGCCGTGGTCCATTTCTTCCGCACCATC GTGTCCCCTGCCCCTCCCAAGTCAAGG GGCGACCAGAAGTCCCAGTCTGCTAAAGCCAAGAAGGCCAGTGCAGGGGACGGCAAAGGGACCCTCACTAGGATCTTCAAAATG GGCAGCAGGAGTTCCTCTCCAGCCAGACGCTGA